The window GTTTTGTCTGTCGATGGCAATCTGGTGTTTTGGCCATATTCTGGTGCTGGAAGATCATCAGGCGATAGGAACGCTGATTCTGTTGGGCAACCCATTGATGCCTACCGCTTTCCTGCACTTCGTTCTGTTGTGGCTGGGTGAGCCGCTGGAGCTGCCGCAACAATTGCGAAGGCTGGCTCCGTTGTTCTACTTCACCGCCGTGGCGGTTGTGCTGGCCAGTTGGATGACAGGGGGCGGTTATATTTCTCCCTGGATGCAGTTCGATGGATTTTTTCATCTGGCTTTCACGGGGTGGCTGAATCTTGCGTATACCGTGGCGATTGGCGTTGTCGGGCACTTGCTGCTGTTAATGGCGTTTCAGCGCAGCAAGGGCAACTTGAGGCGTTCCATTACCGCCATGTTTATTACCGGCGGCTGGGGGTTCGCCCTTTCCACCAGCTTTATTTTCCCGTCCCTGGATATCAATCTGTTTCCCTACGCCATGCTGGCGCTGCCCAGTTACGCCGTGCTGGTGGTGTATAGCGTGGTGCGCTACCGCTTGGTGGAAGTGAATCGCTGGGTGAATCAGGCGGTGATCTGGCTGGCCTTGCTCGCCACCAGCATGTTGGCTATGTCGTTGATCCTGGCTTTGTTGGCGCCTTTGGGGCTGGCGGAGTTGGCGCAGGCGCCGTTGAGTCAGTTGGTAGTGTACTCCGGCATTTTGCTGGTGTTCGCCTGGCTGGCGTACGGACCCGCCAAAGAATTCGCCGATCGTCTGGTGTATCCGGGGGCGGTGCTGGATAAGTCTACGTTAGATCAATGGGTTACCCGCCTCAATGCGGTAAGAGGCTGGGGAGAGTTGCGCCAGACTGCTGAACAGCTCTGGCTGAAAAAGAGTGGAGTGTCCGCCAGCGTGAATATAGACGGCCGCTTCGACTGCCCGCCAGGCCCGGTGTTTGTCTGCGAGAAGCACGAACAGTGGGATTGTCGTTTGCAAGGCTGGGAAGACATTGCACCGTCGCACCAGCGTCTGGCGGAATTTATGGCGAAGCTGTTGCCGTCCGCCTGCGCTACGCTGGAGCGTTCGCTGTTGTTGGCGGAGGCTGAGCGCAAACGGCTGGAGCAGCAGCATCTGGTGGAGCTGGGCGGCCTGACGGCGGCGATCGCCCACGAGCTCCGCAACCCCCTGAATATTATCACCATGGCGGCGGCGCAGACTGACCCGCGTATCCGCGAGCATATTTCCAAGCAGGTGGAGCGGGCGGAGCTATTGATCAAGGATGTGCTCACTTACGCCGGACAGATTCGCCTGGACCTCAAGCCAACCAATTTATGCGCGCTAACGGCGGCCACAGTGGCGCAGATTCGGCAATTGCATGAGGTGGAGATAGAGCTGGAGGCCCCCGACGAAGTCTGGTTATCCGTTGATCCACAACGTCTACAACAAGTGTTGATCAATCTGTTGGATAACGCCGCCGCCTTCGTCAGACAGACGCCTCAAGGCAAAATTTTGGTGGCGCTTGCACAAGATGAGCGTGGGGCTCTGATTGCGATTCACAACAATGGGCCGGCGGTGCCTGACGCGATGAAGCCGCGCCTGTTTCAGGCCTTTGTCAGCAAGCGAGCTGGCGGTAGCGGTCTGGGACTGGCGATAGTCCGGCGTATTGTCGACGCCCATGGCGGCGATGTCTGGCATAGCGATGAGGAAGGATGGCCGGTGAGTTTCATGATCCATCTTCCCCTTGAACATGATGAAAAGGAAACAACATGAGCGCAGCGAAAATTTTGATAGTGGATGACGAAAGCGCATTTTGCGAGCTGTGCGCATTATGGCTTGAGCAAGCGGGATACGAGGTCAGCAGTTGCGGCGACGCAGAGTCCGCGCGACGTCTGTTCAACGAGCAGGATTTTGATCTGGTGTTGCAGGATCTGGCGTTGCCGCCGACTTTTTTGCCGGAAGAGGGACTGCAACTGATCGCCCTGTACGCGGATACCCCAGTGGTGGTGTTGACTGGGCATGATGAAAAGGAACTGGCGATTAAAGCGATGCAGGCGGGCGCCTGGGACTTTATCGGTAAGCCTGTCGATCCGGATATGCTGCGGGTGGTGGTGCAACGCGCCATCGAGCGGCGACGGTTAGCCAAGGAGGTGGAGCGTCTGCGGCGGGTGGTGGGGCGTCCGACGGAGTCCGATGATTTGGGACTGATCGGCGCCAGCGCCAGCATGGATTCTCTGCGCGAATTGATCCGGCGTATTGCGCCCACTGACGTGCCTGTCCTGATCCAGGGCCCCAGCGGCACAGGTAAAGAAGTGATCGCCCAAGCGCTGCACCGTCTTAGTCAGCGCGCTGCGGAACCCTTTATTTCCGTGCACTGCGGCGCCATTCCAGGCGAGCTGTTGGAAAGCGAACTGTTCGGTTATAAAAAAGGCGCGTTCACCGGAGCGGATAAAGACCGTAAAGGGCTATTGTTTCTGGCGGATAAAGGCACTCTGTTTCTCGACGAAATAGGGGAGATGCCTCTGCCCATGCAGGTGAAGCTGCTGCGGGTGCTGCAGGAAGGATGTTACTACCCGGTTGGCAGTCGTGAAGTGGAGCATATTGACGTGCGTCTGGTCAGCGCCACTAACCGCAACCTGCCCAAAGCGGTGGAGGAGGGCGGCTTCCGTGACGATCTGTACTATCGCATCAAGGGCCTCACGCTGATGACGCCGCCATTGCAGGAACGGCGCTCGGACATTCCGCTGCTGGTGCGCCATTTTTTGCAAGGAATGGCGCGTAAGAGCGGGCGCGAATTACAAGTGGATGGTGAAACCATGCGCTGGTTCTGCGCGCAACCCTGGCCCGGTGCCGTTCGGGAACTGAAGAACACCCTGGAAAGCGCTGCGGCTATTTGCATGGGAGACGTGCTGACTATGCAGGAGGTCAACCTGATCAGCGGAACCGCCGCCCCTGTCGCGCAGATAAAAGGCGACACGCTGGACGAACAAGTCAGCTCGCTGGAGATCCACCTGATCCAACAAGCCCTGAGCGAACAACAAGGCAACAAAACCCGAGCCGCCGCGCAATTAGGTCTTACAAGACAAGGGTTGCTGAAGAAAATGGCGAGATATGGGGTGGGGGGATGAAAAAAGAGCCGGCAGTCAAACTGCGACGCCGGCGAGAGTGGAATAAACTTTTGTTGCAGGACTTGTTGAAAATCCCGCTGCCGCCAGGGTAAGTGGAAGCGGGGATCACAAGATTAGTCGGTGATTTCCTTCCATTTCAGGCACGAGACCTGATGGTCCGCGCCGGTATGTTCAAGCACCGGGATCTTCTCCGCGCAGCGGC is drawn from Hahella sp. KA22 and contains these coding sequences:
- a CDS encoding ATP-binding protein codes for the protein MNTIQLFSVSMWTTVLSAGGVSLWLWSRRRQEPALKALSGFCLSMAIWCFGHILVLEDHQAIGTLILLGNPLMPTAFLHFVLLWLGEPLELPQQLRRLAPLFYFTAVAVVLASWMTGGGYISPWMQFDGFFHLAFTGWLNLAYTVAIGVVGHLLLLMAFQRSKGNLRRSITAMFITGGWGFALSTSFIFPSLDINLFPYAMLALPSYAVLVVYSVVRYRLVEVNRWVNQAVIWLALLATSMLAMSLILALLAPLGLAELAQAPLSQLVVYSGILLVFAWLAYGPAKEFADRLVYPGAVLDKSTLDQWVTRLNAVRGWGELRQTAEQLWLKKSGVSASVNIDGRFDCPPGPVFVCEKHEQWDCRLQGWEDIAPSHQRLAEFMAKLLPSACATLERSLLLAEAERKRLEQQHLVELGGLTAAIAHELRNPLNIITMAAAQTDPRIREHISKQVERAELLIKDVLTYAGQIRLDLKPTNLCALTAATVAQIRQLHEVEIELEAPDEVWLSVDPQRLQQVLINLLDNAAAFVRQTPQGKILVALAQDERGALIAIHNNGPAVPDAMKPRLFQAFVSKRAGGSGLGLAIVRRIVDAHGGDVWHSDEEGWPVSFMIHLPLEHDEKETT
- a CDS encoding sigma-54 dependent transcriptional regulator, whose translation is MSAAKILIVDDESAFCELCALWLEQAGYEVSSCGDAESARRLFNEQDFDLVLQDLALPPTFLPEEGLQLIALYADTPVVVLTGHDEKELAIKAMQAGAWDFIGKPVDPDMLRVVVQRAIERRRLAKEVERLRRVVGRPTESDDLGLIGASASMDSLRELIRRIAPTDVPVLIQGPSGTGKEVIAQALHRLSQRAAEPFISVHCGAIPGELLESELFGYKKGAFTGADKDRKGLLFLADKGTLFLDEIGEMPLPMQVKLLRVLQEGCYYPVGSREVEHIDVRLVSATNRNLPKAVEEGGFRDDLYYRIKGLTLMTPPLQERRSDIPLLVRHFLQGMARKSGRELQVDGETMRWFCAQPWPGAVRELKNTLESAAAICMGDVLTMQEVNLISGTAAPVAQIKGDTLDEQVSSLEIHLIQQALSEQQGNKTRAAAQLGLTRQGLLKKMARYGVGG